The window GTCGGTCAttgaactcacaacccacacgagaataGAAGACAGCAAATGAAGATTTACTGTTGCTTTAACTTGACTATTAGTACAATACTCATAATAAGCGGGTAGGTATCTACTATCATTTAGTAAGTTTAGTGATGTAATaaccaccagggttgctgaggttagtaATCGACATCACAGAAGACGAAGAGGAGGTTCGAGTaatgtaatttgtatttttatatcaaatgtaacattttaatatttaaaattcacTGATGTATTTTAAAAACTCTTTTGTACCGAACCCTCAACAAAAACATGATTTCATTCTTTACCACATTTTTTCCCGGaggaaataattaaaacgagGCACACAGTGACATTACTTGTGTACGGATTATTGACGCAATTTACGTAAAATATGGTTTTAATTCATAACAATGTGTGAAAGCAAGAGTGTAGATAAAAGGGGAAAATAGTATTGTATAAGTTTATGaaatagtttttctttttgattatattagaatgtcaatgttttgttttaatgcTGTTTATCTAGTCATGGTTCTCTTTAGGTAATTCGGCTTTTTCTCACCTGTCACCTGCTCCATTAATGCTCAGTGGAGCTACTTGGTACCAGAActcacttcatcatcatcaatttaagagccacgctcttgtcggtgtagcattttccattccagtctatcaaacgccaattccttgacttccctataagacacgacgttaaccttttctttaatctgttccatgtaagctcttcttggtctcccccttccctctctttccttctagctttccttctatgatgtttttaatgaattcgtcgtgtcttattaggtgtccaatcatcttgcctcttctgtcctcaataattctcagaaCTCACTTAAGATCTACGAATAAGTCCAGTATTATAGGTGGCCCCAGCCTTATGTTACGCACTATGAACATTTCGCGTTAAGGACATTTCGCATTTAGGACTATTCGCGTTTAGGCCATTAAACTTCTAAGTCAACTCGCATTTAAAATTATGACATTAGATATGTGTCAAGGGAATAACTACTtaataagagaaaaaaaaaataagtacaaaagtcTTTATTGGACTCAATCAAAGTCTTTAAAGACTCAAatcaaacaataaattaaacagTTCACGTGTCGACTTTTTTtcccaataattttatttttattctttttaatttccaGGTTATTCCGTCTCCGAAAATCCCTGAAAGTGTCTCTGAACATTCTCGGGCCGCTGGTGATCATCATGGTAGTGGTTCTGTGCACATTTCTGGCTGATAACCGGGTTTTGACGTCACTCTTCCGATCCTGCAAGCACTGGGCGCCGCTGGCTGGGCCGTACATATGGCAGAGTGCATTGGTGCAAGCCTTGCTGTCATCGCAAGTTGTTGGGGGATACTTGATATCTGCTGGGGGTACTGTATATAGACAGTCTGATGTTCGATGGTGAGttatatttcattataaataCCTACAATCCTACATACATTGCAGATGGCGATAAGTATGAGAATTTTGTATGGACTGTCCGGAGTGTGCCAACAGCTTATCATGCCTTCTTGCAGAATCTTTgtaagcataacataagctcacaactatattatATCAATAGACGCAGTCAGACGCAGGTACATTTTATCACCAGATGAACACCTCaacgagcttcctgttagaccaacgtgataagtggtaaGCCGAGctgatggtcgagccaactgtgttagtgaaaactgcgtttgaaatgaattaataactcactggTGCAAATCCCGTACCGCTcgccgtttgagaaacaagccggtgtACTGTTCGTCGTAATATCCTGATATTAATTCATTTCAaacgtagttttcactaacacagtcggctcgaccattcTGGTTCGACCCTTCTAgatagcgatacggctcaccacctatcacgttggtctaacaggataaagctaaaaattggcTTCTGGGAGTTGTATGACATCATCACGTCCTATTGCCTGATGACGCAATAAGCTGGAAGTAATGGGGgggggcacattttttttttgcatttgatatttgtttgcattgcgcactgaattttatatgcgcaaatgtcaaattgctattttgaaatgaatttcttcgatgtggctttttaaccccctgattaTTTGCGGTTTTCTGAGTCATCATGCAATCAGACGTGCTGACGTCATACAACccactaataataatttactcttTAGTCATATTGGCGCACAAATTAATTTCTGGACAATGAAGAGAATTAATTGTCTTCTTATTCCTCGTAGGCGTAGCTTAAATCGTAATCAATTACCCGAATGTTACTTAAATATTCAATCATATTCATAATTGCGTTGGTCTCGAACATAATTTCAAGAATTTTGATAGCTTTTGCTCACAATTTGTGATAATAATCAATTCAATAGCATAAACATTGTTACCTATATATTGTGATTTCTTGTATTCAAGGTCTGTGATTACTTGTGGCCCActtcattagggattacgggcttgAGTTTAGGAACatatgcatgtgtgtgtgtgtgtgtgtgtgtatgtatgtattattgtttttttttaggacGTCAACATTAGTGATAACAACGAACGTCATAGCCGGGTGGTTGTGGGTGTTATTCTGGGAGCTGACCGGGGGTGAAGGAAATAAGGATACAAGCTTCATATCAATTCTAGTCCTAATATACCAGTCTTCCATATCAGAAAAAAGGACCAAGGAATGGCCTCTGCTTGCGTTTGGAGCGGTATTTGTATCGGGCGTTATAACTTTGGTAAGTTGGGATTTCAGGACCCCGTTAAagaacccgccggcgtggtcgacgatttccctcaatcagcacttatcgctatcgacccactagggtcaattaattctttcaaatattttttcctctcaggcgacgccctgagccgaggttcgcgcccaactgggcaccttcaggcctgttgccttaaacgttgtaccgggtgatcgccttcagcgctccccatttgtccggccaagtagttaatgctatctgcggcaaatctacaataacatacgtcaaaaaaaaaaacatttaattggCTACTCGACAgtagtaacaataaaatatgaaataatgtcggatatggtagtttatcatttgattataattatctgacagttttttttaattaagattagtttaaatgttttatttttaaaataagaatgcgttcttttatctgtgtattacaagaccggaaacacgggcggccatgattgagcttcgtgtgacgtcacattttacaaaataaacaaaaactatcggTCAGGTTTCATGTTATagtgtttgacagtttctttttttgttgaaatgtgatgTCACTGGgggaaatgtcacgtgaccaaccgttttcaggcgaaattttaaatatttgaagaaaaataagttattcgagaaaaataaaataattttagaggTATATAGTAAGtgtctgtattttttaaaatacttatccgaaaattgTTAAGTAGCCAATCGGAGGCGAATCTATTGCTATCAACCtggcataaatcctggaaaccgtgATATCATAGGGTCCACAGGATACCAGCGTCTTGTGCTGAGGGAGGCCTTTTTACGTCAAGACATTCACCACCACCTTttatcatttcgacgaacaacATTTTTCTCTTATTGTTATGTTGTGAAAGTTTTACCAAATTTACCAAATTGGAGACTTCCTTAAAAAAGgtatataaaacgattgatgaatgtggaggaagcaagggaagtgtgtcaggatcgaagcaaatggaattccatagtctctgattaccccggtgggaaatacgcgtcggtttatgtatgtatttgtaaatTGTATTGTTCTTGTTTGTAGCGTCCTTTTATAAGTAATGCAGGCTTAAAATATGCTAATACTGGTCTTAATATTTTTCCAGCTAATACTCCTATTCCCAATCTACGATAAGCTTCAAAGAATGACAGGGGACCATTGGCGGTTGGTAGCCACAGCAGGGTCTGCCGTCGGTACTGCGCTTACCGTCGCTATCCTGGCCCGAGGGTTGGAAGTCGCCTCCATACTTGACGAGCTCGTGGTCCCCATCCTAGCCATATTCACCACTGCCGTCGAAGTTGTTGGATTTGTGTTCATTTATGGTGAGTATCTGAAACAAATCATGTTCATACAAGCAGTTGTTCCtgtaaaaaccgaacctgtgaaacctttaggttaggtaagcggatacACTgagaaatgggataacgctagggaggtgatgatctGAAAATCATATAAAATGACTCGTTGCTCTACTCTTGGTACTAAAATAAAGAACGAGTGAAAGAAAAGTCACAATACGGAGTCCGTATGAGTTCAGAGTTCTTTTCTAGaatcttttttatctttgtaaTGACGTCAATTAGAACCATCGATATACTTGCGGTATTTTGCAGAAGATAAAATCAGTTTTGGAAGCATTTTTTTTGGTTTACATCAATGTGGTTAAAATTATATAACTAGTTCTTTGctttatctaaataaaacaaGACCAGCGTAATCAAAAATCGTTTGATttactataataatatcattaacTGTAGCCGTAGTTAGTGATTCCTAAAAGCTTGCATTAGAGCTTGTCCACAAAGGGCGAATTCGCCGCGAAACCATTCGCGCGAAATGATTCGCGCGTTAGTGAGATACTAGACAGCAATACATCGCGatttgtcacttaaaattacgaataattaaaacattaaaacattcctaaaatatatttttaagatgTAGTTTACTTAATCGTCTACTTATAGAATAGACAATCACATAATCAACGACAAGTATACGTAATTGACATTAcacaagaaaacaataaaaaaatattgcgtCACTGCTACCATACAAATGATTGTTAATTATCAGTTGTAGTAAATATTGAAGCCACGTCGTATAAAAACAAACGTATTTCTTCATTTATGATTACTTCATTAGCTAGTGTAATATTAGAGATCTGTCAATTATGTCGTAATAAAGTTCGTATTTTTTtgttcatcactaatttcaaagcaacgttcttgtcggtgtagcattttttgtaaaaaattcaATAACAAAAGTGACTGCCGGTTGTAATCGAAAGACTTCTGGCGGCGTGGGTGGTTCTATATGTGTTTATCAATCTACTACTGTTCTaacattctttatttttttccagGTTGGTGTTACCTCACAGTCGATATAGAGTTCCTCACCGGGGGTAAGCTATCTTGCTGTTGGATGACCACCTGGTCTATTACTCCAGTCCTTCTGTTCGGAGTAACGGGCTGGTGGCTTCGAGCCCTCATCAGATCCACCTGGGGCCAAATGCAGACTTTATGGCCTCTAGTCGCCGTCTTTGTCGCGATTCTCGTGGTTATGGTCATTATGGCAGCCGTAGCAGTCGCCAAAGAAGAacagtataatttatttacggTATGTTATTAgccattttttattatacatgtGGCAGTGAGCTAGACTGAATGTTACAATAATATTCCTAAGTACTAACTCATGTAGATATTTTGCTAAATAGTCTGTCCCAAGTCTCAACTATTGAATCGTCTACAAGCGGCTTTAAAAGTTTGGTCTAATTAGATGTCAAACTTAGAGTAgtagaaataattaaatataaactgactatatacgtcccactgctgggcacaggcctcccctcaatcaaccagagggggtatggagcatactccaccacgctgctccactgcgggttggtgcttGTAGAAATAATTACTGCCGTCTAATTAGGAACAACCAGGATTTGATTTCCAATTTTAATTGATGCACTAAAACATTCATTTTACAGAAAATAGCAGCAGCATTCAGGCCGTCTCGACTGTGGGGCCCAGAAGAACCGCTAGCAAGATACATATGGATGTCCCAAAGATACGCCAATGACACGCTGAGTTCAGGCAATGATCACGTCGAAAACACCAACTACGCACAAATAGTATTCAATAAAGAGAACGAGAAAAAATACAACGACACCTCATCCAAAAACAACGAATCATACCAAAGTACTTATTATGTTTACACCAAAAACGGACACATAGATGATAGTGAAAGAGTATTCCGAGATGTAGGGCCAATATTAGCCAGTCATAATATACCTAGAagtaaaaagaaagtaaaagaAGAAGACAAATTTCGTTCTCCAAACATCTGTATAGCTAAAACAGAATTAGGGGGTCCAATAGATTGTAATTGTAACAGACATTTTACTTTAAACGTGCCTAATCTCAGAAATACTGAAGTAAGTACCAGCCTATAGAATAATGAATTAAGGGTAAGCATACAAATAATTTCTTAACTAGTCGAGTTATTTATTAATGAAGCCTTCTATGTATAAGGAATCCGAAAGGTTTTTACGTTTAAGGCAGGGACTACGTtgcaataattaattatttattcgagAAAATGGGGTTACATTCAAATCGAAACAAACGACATAATTAGTAATAAACTTAAGTTGTAATTCGAACGACGATACATCATTGAAGTGATTTATGTACAAAAATTGAGGACATAAATATGaactgtaaaaatataaatgtgttTCATTAAACATTCTCCAGAAAAAGTGTACGCAGGAACCGACAAAAGAAACTAAGTTTTGGCCTACGAAAAAATACGAAAATGATAATCGTTCACACAGAGAGCAAGCTTGgggaaaaaaatgaaaaatggtaAAACTTTTTAACATAAATCTCGGAGAAAACTCTCAAAGTATTACTCGTGAGAACCTTTCCAGTTTCTTGGGTGGTATTAACTTATTTTGATAGGTGGGCATCTGTATGGAAATCGAGGTTTGCTTTTAAGCTGATAGCGTGATCGAAATGAATTATTAGATTCTGGAAAAGGACTTAAGAAACTTTTATGCGTGGATCAAAGTtggaaaatgtattatgattatTGGATTGTTTTCTTAGAATATTATTTCAAATTGACAATACTGAATGCTTCAATTGTATTTTGAGAAACAACATAATGTTTTATACAAAATCAACAATCGAGATCTATTTGTAGACATTTTGTTATCTCTGTGAGTCCCTGATTATCAAATAAATCAGAAACAACAGTATATTAGCTGCTGGACGAAACCGCATAAGAGTGGTCTTGGTATTTATGGAGTTACTGTTTTCCGTTAATTGATATTAACGACAactcttattaatttattatatttgtgtaaaaaatattatagctctataaacaatatttatgtatgactcacaaaaaagttttaaagaaagaccaggtcaagagtactttaAATCGGGGAGCATGCATGAAGTATTTTATGACAGTGGAGAAAACAAAGGTGGTTTGTCAAGATcataataagtggaattccgtggtatctgcctaccccaaaaaaaaagcaaagcaatcggtatataaagcgaaagttgatggtagggctgacagaggaagacctagaaggacttacattgaccaaattggagatgtccttagaaaagatttagtacgatccaCTCAGAACCggcgcgtgtatgaagcgattgatgaatatgaaggaagcaagagaagtgtgtcaggatcgaagcaaatggaattctatagtctctgctaaccccggtgggaaaaaagcgtgagttatgtatgcatgtatgccTACCCCAAAGAGAACTAGGAGTCATTCTATGTATGTATCACAAAACTGTGTTTTCCCAAGAAACGGTGCGCCCTAATTGATGGATAAATGACGAAATATTTCATTTTGGACCCTtatgtattttgtttataaacgaTAAAGCACGAGTTGGACATTTTCTTGAACAATTTCGTTGGAACACCTGcgttttaatgaaaataataaactgaGCCCTAAAATGGATGTAAAATTAAGGGTCAAGTTCCCAGATGCTTCCAATATTCTAATaacgtttaatatttttttgcaaagttggaaattaaaaaaataagttcaaaGATGATTAATTAATGCTTAGAATAggtaatgttttattaaaattgtatttatttttgccaactaccaaaaacattttattagacAAATCTTACagactaaaaaaaattatagcTGAAGGTAAAAGATAACTTGCAAAGACACAAAATTCCGTGGTCGAACAATTCAATGACTGATTAAATCAGATGAAATTAGCATCCGATAAATTGTAATCTAATTTATATGTTAAACGGATTGTAAAAGCAGATAAAAGTTCCTCGTCGTACAAATTGAATGATAATTCGTTCCTTGTCAGGACGTAAAGAAAAATCGTTTCCGAACACTGAAAACAAGATAGATAACAGAAGATAAAGTCAAGGCGATTCTTTAACTTCTCCCTTTTCAATTGAACCTCCTGTTTGGGGTTTATAGATTATACTTTCAAATTTCTGACGCCAATTTTACAGTGTTTCTTTGATGGTTTCTATAATGACTTTTAGGCAGTTggcttttgattttattttacatttcaaCATAAtcctacggcctccgtggtccagtggctgagcgttgggctcacgatccggaggtcctgggttcgattcccggtgaagacatatcacaaaaattactttgtggtccctagtttggtaaggacattacaggctgatcacctgattgtccgaaagtaagacgatccgtgcttcggaaggcacgctaagccgttggtcccggtaactacttactgatgtaagtacgtagtcgttacatgagtcatatcaggggcctttggcggctcaatagtaaccctgactccagggttgatgaggttggtaattcacctcacaacccacacgacagaagaagaacataATCCTGGATAGTTAGAAAATTTTGGTCGTCTTGTACACTTACTAATCAGTTAGGGCTATAAAGCActactataatataatatcttatTTTAATTACAGAACACGAGATAGGCTTGAGTAAAGTACTTAGAAATGCAAAAAGTCAGGGGGATTTGTCATCTGACGTTTTTATGACATAACCTTCTAGATTTTACCCCCATTAAGGTTATCATAAAAACAGACTCATAAAGAAATATGCCCAGCGCGTTACACACAGTACTTAATATAACGTTGTAATAACCGGTGTGAGAGTGGAGGTAGATATAAATTTTGTTATGAGAGGAAACATAATGTATGAATATAGGTTTTAAAATATGGAGAATAAAGAAGCACTTTCTTGAATTGAGACATTGTCTGAAATTATTCATAGGTATGATGCTCGTGATATTAAAATGGTATTTTTGAGCTAAGCTTCAGAACCCTATCAGAACTACGGTAGTTCTAATGACAAGCTTGATGATAGGTAAAGCTATAACAGAGTAAGCTGAATTATGTGTGGGTGAATCATATTAATCTAGCTAATGTATGCATCACACTTAGCTATCTGCAGATCTACCTACAACTAatccattgaaataataatgtcCAAAACAATTGACGTCAACGACTTCTGAACAAAATCACGTCAAAATTAACATCGGAACAAATGACGTCGGCATTGACACTTCGATCTTGTCCTTATTGGTCCTTTCCTACTCTACGAAGGTGTATAAGAAATCTCGAGGGGACTCGCTTGTGAGTTACGGTCGCATTTGTCCCTGCCATGTGACCTGCCTTATCTGATTGCCGACCTCGGGCCGCTAAAAACTAGCTCTTTCCACTTCGGGCGTTTTATGACGTCAGAGGATTTGAGCAATGTGAAATTTTATGTGGAGCTGGTTAATCTTTTTGGAGAGGTACGTTTTTTGTTGGAGAAATTGGTTAATAGTGTAGATAGAAACTAGGCGGATAATAATTTAAGGTTTTTGACGATGCACTTGAGGCGCTTTATGACGTCGGGAGATTTGCGATTGAAGTAGATATATAGAGCAAATCATAatgcataatatttttaaacttaataatCCAAGTATATCGAAATTCATTGAAGGTTTCAAAGAAAAGCTGTTGCAAAGTCTGATCAGCAGAGTTACAGAAATTACAAGCAGATGCTGCCCAAGGGAACCAAAATATACTAATTCTTGAGGAAGAATACTGCAACTTTAGAagcaaaggatgatttttaataGTAGAAGTTTTCAAAAGAAACTTAAAGATGAGATATTTGAACCTGCTTAAAAAAGGAGGTAACTGCAATGAAGtcataacagttgttaaaatatccaaattaacattattaacattagTAAATACTAGTCAGTAATGcacttaattttgaataataaaatttacgtccttgata is drawn from Pectinophora gossypiella chromosome 7, ilPecGoss1.1, whole genome shotgun sequence and contains these coding sequences:
- the LOC126368394 gene encoding sodium-dependent nutrient amino acid transporter 1-like, producing MAVVTRPCGIFPCVRNKGFQDRTPQNVWTLKATCDFLKTQLCIVAISLTLFNSVRLPREAFRHGAVPYLVVYSFWLLVAGLPTTLLQLAMGQLSQQDPVGVWRAVPILRGVGHLRILTSYLCCVYNMMYVSLAAAYLIWIGKGSFPLRDCTKLHITPQGYENRMNASECFNATFLAPFTEYPQYLGIMSILIFILWFFVPILLFRLRKSLKVSLNILGPLVIIMVVVLCTFLADNRVLTSLFRSCKHWAPLAGPYIWQSALVQALLSSQVVGGYLISAGGTVYRQSDVRWTSTLVITTNVIAGWLWVLFWELTGGEGNKDTSFISILVLIYQSSISEKRTKEWPLLAFGAVFVSGVITLLILLFPIYDKLQRMTGDHWRLVATAGSAVGTALTVAILARGLEVASILDELVVPILAIFTTAVEVVGFVFIYGWCYLTVDIEFLTGGKLSCCWMTTWSITPVLLFGVTGWWLRALIRSTWGQMQTLWPLVAVFVAILVVMVIMAAVAVAKEEQYNLFTKIAAAFRPSRLWGPEEPLARYIWMSQRYANDTLSSGNDHVENTNYAQIVFNKENEKKYNDTSSKNNESYQSTYYVYTKNGHIDDSERVFRDVGPILASHNIPRSKKKVKEEDKFRSPNICIAKTELGGPIDCNCNRHFTLNVPNLRNTEVSTSL